One Streptococcus sp. VT 162 genomic window, ATTAATCAACCCATTTATCAAGTTTTGATGCTGATGACGCCAGAAGAATCTGAGAAGGCAGCAAGTGATTTTGAAGATTTGAAATTAACTCGAAGCAATCCTTTTGCAGCAGATATCATTAACCAAGGAAATTCCAAACTAGAAGGCATTCGCCGAGTCGGGAAAGAATATGGCTTTGATCTCAACCAAGTCATGGCCTTTGGTGATTCAGATAACGACCTGGAAATGCTGGCGGGTGTCGGTATGTCAGTCGCTATGGGAAATGGCAGTAGCAGTGTCAAAGAGGTTGCTAAACACATTACGGCAAGCAATCAACAAGATGGCATCCACAAGGCGCTCGAGCACTTTGGTGTTTTGGCTTCAGAAAAAGTGTTTGTCAGTCGGGACTACCACTTTAATAAGGTCAAGACCTTCCATCACATGATGGATGAACGAACTCAGGAAGAGCCACAGGCATGGGATGCTGAAGGTGCAACCCACCGCGCAGACTTTAAAATTGAAGAATTAGTAGAGTTTGTTCGCGCAGCAAGTTCTTCGGAGGAAGAATTCCAAGACTCCCTTGCAAGCATGCATGAGGCACTTGATAAGGCTGCAGAGAAAGTGGCGAAAAAGACGCCTGCTAAGCAAAATCTGGTCGGTCAAGTGGATGCTTTGATCGATACATTGTATTTCACATACGGTAGTTTTGTTTTGATGGGAGTAGATCCAGAACGTATTTTTGATATTGTCCATGAAGCGAATATGGGGAAAGTTTTCCCTGATGGAAAAGCTCATTTTGACCCAGTTACACACAAGATTTTAAAGCCAGATGACTGGGAAGAAAAATATGCTCCAGAACCTGCCATCCGACAGGAACTACAACGTCAGTTTAAAGCTTATGAGCGACATAA contains:
- a CDS encoding alanine aminotransferase; this encodes MEVKAVFFDIDGTLVNDRKSVLKSTKDAIKIVKEQGVLVGVATGRGPFFVKELMEDLDLDFAVTYNGQYIFNKEKVLFASPIAKSSLRQLIAYAKKERKEIALGTEHAVVGSKIMSFGLGSFSQLVSRFIPTVLTRTVSRSFNRMVSKAVPQKEDDLLNLINQPIYQVLMLMTPEESEKAASDFEDLKLTRSNPFAADIINQGNSKLEGIRRVGKEYGFDLNQVMAFGDSDNDLEMLAGVGMSVAMGNGSSSVKEVAKHITASNQQDGIHKALEHFGVLASEKVFVSRDYHFNKVKTFHHMMDERTQEEPQAWDAEGATHRADFKIEELVEFVRAASSSEEEFQDSLASMHEALDKAAEKVAKKTPAKQNLVGQVDALIDTLYFTYGSFVLMGVDPERIFDIVHEANMGKVFPDGKAHFDPVTHKILKPDDWEEKYAPEPAIRQELQRQFKAYERHKERKNKK